Proteins encoded in a region of the Zea mays cultivar B73 chromosome 4, Zm-B73-REFERENCE-NAM-5.0, whole genome shotgun sequence genome:
- the LOC100277190 gene encoding uncharacterized protein LOC100277190: MAASAAAGCFPAEAAGSSSRTTTSTPTPTRRPLLAQPPWRVVLLTLLLLAPSCCQATRGMQPFRGKPLRPGTANHFLGFLPRGPAPPSGPSRQHNSIGAQDQSHP, encoded by the coding sequence ATGGCCGCCTCCGCCGCTGCCGGCTGTTTTCCAGCAGAAGCAGCCGGCAGTAGTAGCCGGACGACGACGtcgacgccgacgccgacgcgGCGGCCATTATTAGCGCAGCCGCCGTGGCGGGTGGTGCTACTGACGCTCCTGCTGCTGGCGCCGAGCTGCTGCCAGGCGACGCGAGGCATGCAGCCGTTCAGGGGCAAGCCGCTGCGGCCAGGCACCGCCAACCATTTCCTGGGGTTCTTGCCGCGGGGACCGGCGCCTCCGTCCGGCCCCTCGCGGCAGCACAACTCCATCGGAGCGCAGGATCAAAGCCATCCCTGA